A genomic stretch from Sporocytophaga myxococcoides DSM 11118 includes:
- a CDS encoding UbiA family prenyltransferase: MIQRFFHFILFSNLFISVSSITLTLSTFLILNTKFEPHDIPFLLFIFASTFLTYNVHIWYKKEGDDPELPRNIWRRRNSLLTKGMFVFFLLVLFTSLFFISGKVIWFTMHLAVFSLFYSAPLLNFKRIPFLKIFLISYVWSISTVILPSINKGYSVLDREVIEIFVQRIIFILALAIPFDIRDIEVDRRNNIDTLPTLLGFGRAKLLSVILLILFIVVGCFFYGWDYTFYSRLAIGILAVYLIIKIKRSRSDLYYMVGIDGIMILSYVFLSVFKILFNSGN; the protein is encoded by the coding sequence TTGATACAGAGATTTTTCCATTTTATCCTTTTCTCAAATTTATTTATTAGTGTAAGTTCCATTACACTTACACTATCTACTTTTCTTATTCTCAATACTAAATTTGAGCCTCATGATATTCCTTTCTTACTTTTTATTTTTGCATCGACTTTTCTGACCTATAATGTGCATATCTGGTATAAAAAAGAAGGTGATGATCCGGAATTGCCAAGAAATATCTGGAGAAGGCGAAATTCTTTACTTACAAAAGGCATGTTTGTCTTCTTTTTGCTTGTTCTTTTTACCTCTTTATTTTTCATATCGGGTAAAGTAATTTGGTTTACTATGCACCTTGCAGTTTTTAGCCTTTTTTATTCTGCACCATTATTAAATTTTAAAAGAATTCCCTTTTTGAAGATTTTTCTTATTTCTTATGTGTGGTCTATAAGTACGGTGATCCTTCCTTCGATCAATAAAGGCTATAGTGTGCTGGATAGGGAAGTGATTGAAATTTTTGTACAGAGAATTATTTTTATCCTGGCCCTCGCTATCCCTTTTGATATCAGGGATATAGAGGTGGATAGACGGAATAACATAGATACTTTACCTACATTATTGGGTTTTGGAAGGGCAAAGCTGCTTTCTGTTATATTACTTATACTATTTATAGTGGTGGGTTGCTTTTTTTACGGTTGGGATTACACCTTTTATTCTCGTTTAGCAATTGGAATTCTGGCAGTATATTTAATAATAAAAATAAAGAGATCCAGGTCGGATCTCTATTATATGGTAGGGATAGACGGGATAATGATTCTATCTTATGTTTTTTTATCTGTTTTTAAGATCCTTTTTAACTCTGGTAATTAA
- a CDS encoding AIR synthase related protein: MSNDRYMQRGVSSSKEDVHNAIKTLDKGLFPKAFCKIVPDFLGGDKEYCNVMHADGAGTKSSLAYIYWKETGDISVWKGIAQDAIIMNIDDLLCVGALDTILLSSTIGRNKNLIPGEVIAEIINGTEEVLQMLRDNGIEIYSTGGETADVGDLVRTVIVDSTVISRMKRSEVISNDRIKEGDVIVGMASYGQATYEKFYNGGMGSNGLTSARHDVFSKVLATKYPESFDQAISSELVYSGSRNLTDKIKDVPVDLGKLVLSPTRTYAPVMKEILKQHRSNIHGAVHCSGGGQTKVLHFIENLHIVKDNLFPVPPLFEVIQKESGTDWKEMYKVFNMGHRMELYLEDKYAQDIIKIAKSFNIEAQVVGRVEKGDRKTLTIKSDKGTFNYQS, translated from the coding sequence ATGAGTAACGACAGATACATGCAGAGAGGTGTTTCCTCTTCCAAAGAAGACGTACACAATGCTATCAAAACATTAGATAAAGGATTGTTTCCAAAAGCATTCTGCAAAATTGTACCCGATTTTTTAGGAGGAGATAAGGAATATTGCAACGTTATGCATGCTGATGGAGCCGGTACAAAGTCCTCGCTCGCATATATTTACTGGAAAGAAACCGGGGATATATCTGTCTGGAAAGGAATTGCTCAAGATGCAATAATCATGAACATTGATGACCTCCTGTGCGTCGGCGCCTTAGATACGATATTACTTTCATCTACTATAGGTAGAAATAAAAACCTGATTCCGGGAGAAGTAATAGCCGAAATTATCAATGGTACCGAAGAAGTTCTTCAAATGCTAAGAGATAATGGGATTGAAATATACAGCACTGGAGGAGAAACGGCTGATGTTGGAGATCTTGTAAGAACAGTGATTGTTGATAGCACGGTTATTTCAAGAATGAAAAGAAGTGAAGTGATCAGTAATGACAGAATAAAAGAAGGAGATGTCATTGTAGGAATGGCTTCATATGGACAAGCTACTTATGAAAAATTCTACAATGGAGGAATGGGTAGTAATGGGCTAACCTCAGCACGTCATGATGTCTTTTCAAAAGTATTAGCTACAAAATACCCGGAAAGCTTTGATCAGGCAATCTCTTCTGAACTTGTATATTCTGGTTCAAGAAACCTAACCGACAAAATAAAAGATGTACCTGTTGATCTTGGTAAGTTAGTGTTATCGCCTACAAGGACTTACGCACCTGTTATGAAAGAAATTTTGAAACAACATAGATCAAATATTCATGGCGCTGTTCACTGCAGCGGAGGGGGACAAACTAAGGTTCTCCACTTCATAGAAAACTTACATATCGTAAAAGATAATCTATTCCCTGTTCCTCCTTTATTTGAGGTTATACAAAAAGAAAGTGGAACAGACTGGAAAGAGATGTATAAAGTCTTCAATATGGGCCATAGAATGGAATTATATCTTGAAGATAAATATGCCCAGGATATCATTAAAATTGCAAAATCATTCAATATTGAAGCACAAGTAGTAGGACGAGTTGAAAAGGGTGATAGAAAAACCCTTACGATTAAATCTGATAAAGGAACCTTTAATTACCAGAGTTAA
- a CDS encoding HAD-IB family hydrolase, whose product MENKVALFDFDGTLTKKDTLAEFIKYCHGTPKYFLGLILLSPVIIIYKAGLLSNSVAKRAILSYFFKGWEIDVFQRKGEEFAKKIIPALLKKEGIERLNWHLSQGHRVIIITASVENWIIAWTNDLGVELVGTKLEVSGNKLTGHYMLGNCHGLEKVKRLKELDIFNASNYTYGYGDTKGDIPFLNLSDEAYYKVFKS is encoded by the coding sequence ATGGAAAATAAAGTTGCTCTTTTTGACTTTGATGGCACTTTAACAAAAAAAGATACCTTGGCTGAGTTTATTAAGTATTGCCATGGAACTCCTAAATATTTTTTAGGATTGATATTGCTCTCACCTGTTATTATCATTTACAAAGCTGGCCTTTTATCAAATAGTGTTGCCAAGAGAGCCATTTTATCTTATTTTTTTAAAGGGTGGGAAATTGATGTATTTCAAAGAAAAGGGGAGGAGTTTGCCAAAAAAATAATTCCAGCTCTGTTAAAGAAAGAAGGTATTGAAAGATTGAACTGGCATTTAAGTCAAGGACATCGGGTTATTATTATAACAGCTTCAGTGGAAAACTGGATTATAGCTTGGACAAATGATTTAGGTGTAGAACTTGTTGGTACAAAATTAGAAGTTAGTGGCAATAAGTTAACAGGTCATTATATGTTAGGAAATTGCCATGGGCTAGAGAAAGTCAAAAGACTTAAAGAACTGGATATTTTTAATGCTTCCAATTATACATATGGATATGGAGATACGAAAGGGGATATCCCCTTTCTGAATTTATCCGATGAAGCTTATTACAAGGTATTTAAGTCCTAA
- the atpG gene encoding ATP synthase F1 subunit gamma has product MPSLKEVRGRIVSINSTQQITKAMKMVAAAKLRRAQDNIIKIRPYAEKLNGILNNITASLEGSVENPYSEVREVKNVLIVVVTSDRGLAGAFNTNSIKAALALVNGRYKAQNELGNVKFLCIGKKGLDTFLKRGANVIPDYAGMFHDLNFSTARKAAEFAMEGFLNREYDEVVIVYNEFKNVATQVVKAEQFLPLVQESTEEQKSSKDQEVDYIFEPSKEEIVKGLIPKSLKIQFYKALLESFASEHGARMTAMDKATENAKELLKELRLMYNRTRQAAITKEILEIVAGAEALSK; this is encoded by the coding sequence ATGCCAAGTCTTAAAGAGGTCAGAGGAAGGATCGTTTCCATTAATTCTACGCAGCAGATTACCAAAGCCATGAAAATGGTTGCTGCTGCTAAGCTTAGAAGAGCTCAGGACAACATTATCAAAATTCGTCCTTATGCTGAAAAGCTTAATGGAATACTAAATAATATCACTGCAAGTCTTGAAGGATCTGTAGAAAATCCATACTCTGAGGTAAGAGAAGTAAAAAATGTATTGATTGTTGTCGTAACTTCTGACAGAGGTTTGGCGGGAGCTTTTAATACTAACTCAATAAAAGCTGCTCTTGCTCTTGTAAATGGAAGATACAAAGCTCAAAATGAGCTGGGAAATGTTAAATTTCTTTGTATTGGAAAAAAAGGGTTAGATACTTTTCTGAAAAGAGGAGCTAATGTAATTCCTGATTATGCAGGTATGTTTCATGACCTGAATTTCAGTACTGCCAGAAAAGCTGCCGAGTTTGCAATGGAAGGATTCCTTAATAGGGAGTATGATGAAGTTGTTATAGTTTATAATGAGTTCAAAAATGTTGCCACTCAGGTTGTGAAGGCAGAGCAATTTCTTCCTTTAGTTCAGGAAAGTACTGAAGAGCAGAAGTCTTCTAAGGACCAGGAAGTCGATTATATCTTTGAACCTTCTAAAGAGGAGATTGTAAAAGGCTTAATCCCTAAATCTTTGAAAATTCAGTTTTATAAAGCTTTATTAGAGTCTTTTGCATCTGAACATGGTGCTCGTATGACTGCAATGGATAAAGCTACTGAAAACGCCAAAGAACTATTGAAAGAGCTTCGTCTGATGTACAATAGAACAAGACAGGCGGCTATTACTAAAGAGATCCTGGAGATTGTTGCCGGAGCAGAGGCACTCTCTAAATAA
- a CDS encoding pseudouridine synthase translates to MKKDQPQRKGRGASDRDKASKFSSKKSSTPKKDGASGEARPARKSSFGAKKTPAGRVPAGKPRRKFDSQGDSGKPEKSSEFKGRKPSDGKKSNSFSGSGRGRDFKTESSSRDAENKKNKFVRKKFGEDQKAKPSDNTDRERDQKRGRKSGSAFDSKKRSSSDEKSFRGKPRGKSEDTRSGKSFSKPKQDWKKGSEKQEERPFKKTGFKKFDDTEPKSSFSKSSPDKRKSFGDRNEKPFKKAGLKNSSEKPSFKKTFSKPKDEELEGFDEFSDFENLSEEISSKNFKKSEGKKSGTRNKTSSDEIRLNRYISNAGVCSRREADVLISDGLIKVNGKVVTEMGYKVKKGDTVKYGSKILSPEKLVYVLINKPKDFITTTDDENERKTVMDLVKNVGPERIYPVGRLDRNTTGLLLFTNDGELAEKLMHPSNRTKKLYQAELSKPMSHEDFARLKNGITLEDGPIKPDQLEFVTPDGWVVGIQVHEGRNRLVRRMFEHLGYEVTRLDRVMYAGLTKRDLPRGHWRHLTEKEVIKLKHLSH, encoded by the coding sequence ATGAAAAAAGACCAACCTCAGAGGAAAGGAAGAGGGGCTTCGGATAGAGACAAGGCTTCTAAATTTTCTTCAAAAAAATCTTCTACCCCAAAGAAAGATGGGGCATCGGGCGAAGCTCGCCCTGCCAGGAAATCATCTTTTGGAGCGAAGAAAACACCAGCAGGTCGTGTACCAGCCGGAAAACCAAGAAGGAAATTTGATTCTCAGGGAGATTCGGGTAAACCTGAAAAATCCTCCGAATTTAAAGGAAGAAAACCCTCTGATGGCAAAAAGTCAAACTCCTTTTCCGGATCAGGACGAGGAAGAGATTTTAAAACAGAATCATCTTCGCGTGATGCTGAAAATAAAAAAAATAAATTTGTAAGAAAGAAATTTGGCGAAGATCAAAAAGCCAAACCTTCCGATAACACTGACAGAGAGAGAGATCAAAAAAGAGGGAGGAAATCAGGCTCTGCTTTTGATAGCAAAAAAAGATCATCTTCCGACGAAAAATCATTTCGTGGCAAGCCAAGAGGCAAAAGTGAAGATACGCGGTCTGGAAAATCCTTTTCAAAACCTAAACAGGATTGGAAAAAAGGATCCGAAAAACAGGAAGAAAGACCTTTCAAAAAGACAGGTTTTAAAAAATTTGACGATACAGAACCTAAAAGTTCTTTTTCAAAATCAAGTCCTGATAAAAGAAAAAGCTTTGGAGATCGCAATGAGAAACCTTTCAAAAAGGCCGGATTAAAAAACTCTTCAGAAAAACCATCATTCAAAAAGACATTCTCAAAACCTAAGGACGAAGAACTCGAAGGCTTTGACGAATTCAGTGATTTCGAAAACCTGTCTGAAGAAATCAGCTCAAAAAATTTCAAAAAATCTGAAGGAAAGAAATCTGGTACAAGAAACAAAACATCTTCTGATGAAATAAGACTAAACCGATACATCTCTAATGCAGGTGTATGCTCAAGAAGAGAGGCTGATGTTCTTATTTCCGATGGACTTATCAAAGTCAACGGCAAAGTCGTGACTGAAATGGGCTATAAGGTTAAAAAAGGCGATACTGTAAAGTATGGCAGCAAAATACTTTCACCTGAAAAGCTTGTATATGTGCTCATAAACAAACCTAAAGATTTCATCACTACTACTGATGATGAAAATGAGCGCAAAACAGTGATGGACCTTGTGAAAAACGTTGGCCCTGAAAGAATCTATCCCGTGGGAAGACTTGACAGGAACACTACTGGCTTATTACTTTTCACTAACGATGGAGAACTTGCAGAAAAATTAATGCACCCATCTAACAGAACAAAAAAACTTTACCAGGCTGAGTTGAGCAAGCCTATGAGTCATGAAGACTTTGCGAGATTAAAGAATGGAATTACACTTGAAGATGGTCCTATTAAACCTGACCAGCTTGAGTTTGTCACCCCAGATGGATGGGTAGTAGGAATACAGGTACACGAAGGCAGAAACAGGTTAGTCAGAAGGATGTTCGAACATTTGGGATATGAAGTGACCCGCCTTGATAGAGTTATGTATGCCGGATTAACTAAAAGAGATTTGCCACGTGGTCATTGGAGACATTTGACCGAGAAAGAAGTAATAAAATTGAAGCATTTAAGTCATTAA
- a CDS encoding (Fe-S)-binding protein — MEFLPQVIFLLLLSASGFFITKSILRIRRNILLGRDINRYDRPGERLKMMTLVALGQKKMFKRPLPAILHLFVYVGFIIINIEVLEIIIDGLFGTHRIFAPVFKGLYPSLINIFEFLAISVLVSCAIFLVRRNIIKVKRFDGEEMKRWPKLDANIILSIEIFLMICFLSMNTSDGILQTRGSEHYIATGDFFFTGFLKPLFNGLDNSELIFIERFGWWAHIIGILAFAMYVFTDSKHLHIFIAFPNTYFSKLDPAGRLSNMPEVTKEVKLMLNLPVDAGNDNAAPGRFGAKDVQDLTWKNLMEAYSCTECGRCTSQCPANLTGKKLSPRKIMMDTRDRLEEVGRNIEEKGKDHQDGKSLLGDYITVEEIMACTTCNACVEACPVNIDPVSIILQLRRFKIMEESQAPASWNGMFSNIENNFAPWKFSPSDRLNWVQKLNQ, encoded by the coding sequence ATGGAATTTTTACCCCAGGTTATTTTCTTGCTTCTGCTCTCTGCATCAGGCTTTTTCATTACAAAAAGCATCCTGAGAATAAGAAGAAATATTTTATTGGGAAGAGACATCAACCGGTATGATAGGCCAGGAGAAAGGCTTAAAATGATGACTCTAGTTGCTTTGGGTCAAAAAAAGATGTTTAAAAGACCTCTGCCAGCAATACTTCACCTCTTTGTTTATGTCGGCTTTATAATCATAAATATTGAAGTGCTTGAAATTATTATCGATGGACTTTTTGGCACCCACAGAATATTCGCTCCTGTCTTTAAAGGCCTATACCCATCCCTGATCAATATATTTGAATTCCTTGCGATTTCAGTATTAGTCTCTTGCGCAATTTTCCTAGTAAGAAGAAACATCATCAAAGTAAAAAGATTTGACGGGGAGGAAATGAAGCGTTGGCCAAAACTTGATGCAAACATCATTCTTTCCATTGAAATTTTCCTGATGATCTGTTTTCTGAGCATGAATACTTCAGATGGAATACTACAAACCAGAGGCTCGGAACACTATATTGCTACTGGTGATTTTTTCTTTACTGGCTTTCTAAAACCTTTATTTAATGGCCTTGATAATTCAGAATTGATATTTATTGAGAGATTTGGCTGGTGGGCACATATTATCGGAATTCTTGCTTTTGCCATGTATGTATTTACAGATTCCAAGCACCTGCATATATTTATTGCTTTCCCAAATACATATTTTAGCAAACTTGATCCGGCAGGTAGATTATCAAATATGCCTGAAGTAACTAAAGAAGTTAAATTAATGCTTAATCTTCCAGTCGATGCAGGTAATGACAATGCTGCGCCAGGAAGGTTTGGAGCAAAAGACGTTCAGGATCTGACTTGGAAGAATTTAATGGAAGCTTACAGCTGCACAGAATGCGGCAGATGCACCTCTCAATGCCCAGCTAACCTGACAGGAAAAAAACTTAGTCCTAGAAAAATTATGATGGACACAAGAGACAGACTGGAGGAAGTGGGAAGAAATATTGAAGAGAAGGGAAAAGACCATCAGGATGGCAAATCTCTGCTTGGAGATTATATCACAGTTGAAGAAATTATGGCCTGCACAACCTGCAATGCGTGTGTAGAAGCCTGTCCAGTAAATATCGATCCGGTAAGTATTATTCTTCAGCTCCGAAGATTCAAAATCATGGAAGAGTCACAAGCTCCGGCTTCATGGAATGGCATGTTCTCCAATATTGAGAATAACTTTGCTCCATGGAAATTTTCCCCTTCAGACAGGTTAAACTGGGTTCAAAAATTAAATCAGTAA
- a CDS encoding OmpA family protein codes for MKLNLSKFFCLLVILAGCTPSAMKSYKKGMQHYNQAEYQPAIENFQQSVSKGGPSDANYYIAESFRRSNRMQEAEPFYAKAVENNTNQEEAYYYYGFALKAVGNYVGAAKQLSNYVKIGQNFDLVNRAKNEMENLKVLNDIVEKKSYFEVKNLDKLNSSFTEYSPTFKNDKLYFTSNRDAQKMHTATGTGFTDLYEFIFDGADYFSGQARKLPEVINSEDAHEASATFSKDGKTMIFSRGNTGSKKGAKDVDIYESVLQAGVWSEPKLLPISDPDAWDSSPALSADGKTLYFASNRESSDANGGIDIYKATKDEKGEWGNITNLGTPINTRGNELFPYEDTRGIFYFSSDGHPSLGGMDLFAVRKDSTKHKLKIENLGRPINTSYDDFAITFKDTLTGYFSSNRPNGKGDDDIYEFLDKSKIKIAHYILDGLIVGITKDNPTEVPLDSARIQLVSEKGDTITALTSNASGKFTYEIEPETRYKIIGARFGYLKESNGELSTVGTKVPFEKLGPGESFIKIPYKMVLPKIEVGVTIVIDNIYYDFNKWDIRPDAALELLKIVQLLVDNPEIKIELSSHTDERGSADYNRKLSQKRAQSAVDYIISKGIAKDRITPKGYGEDKPLVKNAQTEEDHQRNRRTEFTITNVTNPNITIKKKDEAEGDETIKIKMKGEGEDSTGTSEEIKPE; via the coding sequence ATGAAGCTCAATCTTTCTAAATTCTTTTGTTTACTGGTAATTCTTGCAGGCTGTACTCCTTCAGCCATGAAATCCTACAAAAAAGGGATGCAACATTATAATCAGGCTGAATACCAACCTGCAATTGAAAACTTTCAGCAATCTGTAAGTAAAGGAGGGCCATCAGATGCGAATTATTATATCGCAGAATCGTTCAGACGCTCCAACAGGATGCAGGAAGCTGAACCCTTTTATGCGAAAGCTGTAGAAAATAATACCAATCAGGAAGAAGCATATTACTATTACGGTTTTGCTCTTAAAGCGGTTGGAAATTATGTTGGTGCAGCTAAACAACTTTCAAATTATGTTAAAATAGGACAAAACTTTGACCTGGTAAACAGAGCAAAGAATGAGATGGAGAACCTTAAAGTCCTTAATGACATAGTCGAGAAGAAGTCTTATTTCGAGGTTAAAAACCTTGACAAGCTGAATTCATCTTTTACAGAATATTCTCCCACTTTCAAAAATGACAAACTGTATTTTACCTCTAACAGAGATGCACAAAAAATGCATACTGCCACTGGTACAGGATTTACAGACTTATATGAGTTCATTTTTGATGGTGCTGACTATTTCAGTGGCCAGGCGAGAAAACTTCCAGAAGTTATCAATAGTGAAGATGCGCATGAAGCTTCTGCAACCTTCTCCAAAGATGGCAAAACAATGATTTTCTCTCGAGGAAATACCGGTAGCAAAAAAGGAGCAAAAGATGTAGACATTTACGAATCAGTCCTACAAGCAGGGGTATGGTCTGAGCCAAAACTACTTCCAATAAGTGATCCCGATGCATGGGACTCTTCCCCTGCTCTTTCTGCTGATGGTAAGACACTTTACTTTGCCTCAAACAGAGAAAGTAGTGATGCAAACGGAGGTATAGATATTTATAAGGCAACAAAAGATGAAAAAGGAGAATGGGGAAATATAACTAACCTTGGAACTCCTATAAATACAAGAGGTAATGAGCTTTTCCCATATGAAGATACCAGAGGAATATTCTACTTTTCTTCGGATGGCCACCCATCACTTGGAGGTATGGATTTATTTGCAGTAAGAAAAGATTCTACCAAACACAAACTTAAAATTGAGAACTTAGGTCGTCCTATCAATACGAGTTATGATGACTTTGCCATAACATTCAAAGATACTTTAACAGGTTATTTCTCTTCCAACAGACCAAATGGAAAAGGAGATGATGACATTTACGAGTTTCTTGATAAATCTAAAATTAAAATTGCTCATTATATTCTTGATGGTTTAATCGTAGGGATTACAAAAGATAATCCAACTGAAGTACCTTTGGATTCTGCAAGAATCCAGCTGGTTAGCGAGAAGGGAGATACAATTACAGCACTTACCTCTAATGCTTCAGGAAAATTTACCTACGAAATTGAACCTGAAACCAGGTACAAAATTATAGGAGCAAGATTTGGTTATTTAAAGGAAAGCAATGGAGAACTCTCAACAGTTGGAACAAAAGTACCATTTGAGAAACTAGGTCCGGGAGAATCTTTTATAAAAATTCCATATAAAATGGTATTACCTAAAATTGAAGTTGGTGTAACTATCGTAATTGATAATATATACTATGACTTTAACAAATGGGATATTAGACCTGATGCGGCTCTTGAATTGCTAAAAATCGTACAATTGCTAGTAGATAATCCGGAAATCAAAATCGAATTAAGCTCACATACAGATGAAAGAGGTTCTGCAGATTACAATAGAAAACTTTCTCAAAAACGTGCTCAATCAGCGGTTGATTATATTATTTCTAAAGGCATAGCAAAAGACAGAATTACGCCAAAAGGTTATGGAGAGGACAAGCCTCTTGTCAAAAATGCTCAGACAGAAGAAGATCACCAGAGAAACCGTCGTACAGAGTTTACAATTACCAATGTTACAAACCCTAACATAACGATTAAGAAAAAGGATGAGGCTGAAGGGGATGAAACAATAAAGATAAAGATGAAAGGTGAAGGTGAAGATAGTACAGGCACCAGCGAGGAAATTAAGCCAGAATAA
- a CDS encoding UbiA prenyltransferase family protein: METNYYTTISRMPLEIIKLIRVYQWPKNFFVFLPLFFSGKILAFENFKKVLWVFLAFCLVASAVYIINDLFDIKSDKKHPEKRFRPIASGAISIPYAIILCGGLLSFSITIALSQFNTLILFFLLGYFLLNILYSLRLKKIAIVDLMVIAIGFILRVFVGGVSIDTALSKWLVLMTFLLALFLGFAKRRDDLLILEEKGKAMRTSLNGYSLSFVNHSMVFISSIIVVCYFMYSISEDVMQRLGNEYFYITSFFVITGMLRYFQITYVENNSGSPSKILLTDEFTIINLLLWGLSVSYFIYF, encoded by the coding sequence GTGGAAACGAATTACTACACTACTATTAGCAGAATGCCCTTAGAAATTATTAAGCTAATAAGAGTGTATCAATGGCCCAAAAATTTTTTCGTGTTTTTACCCCTTTTTTTTTCAGGTAAAATCCTTGCTTTTGAAAACTTCAAAAAGGTATTGTGGGTGTTTCTTGCTTTTTGCCTTGTAGCTAGTGCAGTATATATCATTAATGATCTTTTTGATATTAAATCTGATAAAAAGCATCCGGAGAAGAGGTTCAGACCGATAGCAAGTGGTGCAATAAGTATTCCTTATGCGATTATATTATGCGGAGGGTTATTATCATTTTCAATAACAATAGCCTTGTCTCAATTTAATACTTTGATTTTATTTTTTCTCTTGGGTTATTTTCTTTTGAACATCTTATATAGTTTAAGACTGAAGAAGATAGCGATTGTTGATTTAATGGTTATTGCCATCGGTTTTATTTTAAGAGTTTTTGTAGGCGGAGTATCAATTGATACAGCATTGTCAAAGTGGCTTGTTTTAATGACATTCTTACTGGCTTTATTTTTGGGTTTTGCCAAAAGAAGGGACGATTTGCTGATTTTGGAAGAAAAAGGGAAAGCAATGAGGACCTCATTAAACGGATATAGTCTTTCGTTTGTAAATCATTCGATGGTTTTCATTTCGAGTATCATTGTTGTATGCTATTTTATGTATTCTATATCAGAGGACGTCATGCAAAGATTGGGGAATGAGTATTTTTATATTACCAGTTTCTTTGTAATTACAGGAATGCTAAGATATTTTCAAATAACCTATGTTGAAAACAACTCCGGTTCTCCAAGTAAGATCCTGCTAACAGATGAATTTACTATTATTAATTTGTTATTGTGGGGACTTTCAGTTTCTTATTTTATCTACTTTTAG
- a CDS encoding (Fe-S)-binding protein — MSENMINVPTMADLAAKGLTPEILFWVGCAGSFDERAKSITAAFVKILNKLSVNFAVLGTEESCTGEPAKRAGNEFLFQVQAVSNIEVMNAYGIKKIVTACPHCFNTIKNEYPELGGNYEVLHHSEFLQQLINEGKIKLQGGGEFKGKKITYHDSCYLGRSNNIYEAPRKVLEILDAELVEMKRSRTKGLCCGAGGAQMFKEPEPGFKDINIERTEEAIETGAKVIAAACPFCMTMLSDGVKNKEKESDIKVYDIAELIAKYEGL, encoded by the coding sequence ATGAGTGAAAATATGATAAATGTTCCAACCATGGCCGATCTGGCAGCAAAGGGATTAACTCCTGAAATTCTATTCTGGGTAGGATGTGCAGGATCCTTTGATGAACGTGCAAAATCTATTACAGCAGCATTTGTTAAAATTTTAAATAAACTATCTGTTAACTTTGCAGTTTTAGGGACGGAAGAATCTTGCACAGGCGAACCTGCTAAAAGAGCCGGAAATGAATTTCTTTTTCAGGTTCAGGCGGTGAGCAATATTGAAGTGATGAATGCGTATGGCATAAAAAAAATTGTAACCGCCTGCCCTCATTGCTTTAATACTATTAAAAACGAATATCCAGAGCTTGGTGGAAACTATGAGGTCCTTCATCACTCTGAATTTCTGCAACAACTAATAAATGAAGGAAAAATAAAATTGCAGGGTGGTGGCGAATTTAAAGGTAAAAAGATAACTTACCATGATTCTTGTTACCTGGGGCGCTCTAACAACATTTATGAAGCGCCAAGAAAAGTCCTTGAGATACTGGATGCAGAGTTAGTTGAAATGAAAAGGTCCAGAACAAAGGGTCTGTGTTGTGGAGCCGGTGGAGCACAAATGTTCAAAGAGCCAGAACCGGGCTTCAAAGACATAAATATTGAAAGAACGGAAGAAGCGATTGAAACGGGAGCAAAAGTTATAGCTGCTGCATGTCCGTTTTGCATGACGATGCTATCGGACGGAGTCAAAAACAAGGAAAAAGAATCTGATATAAAAGTTTACGATATTGCAGAATTAATTGCCAAGTACGAAGGGTTATAA